The DNA sequence atcagtgcgggaagagtttcacactaTCATCACACCTTAAGagacacatgaacatccacactagagagaaactgtacacatgtgatcaatgtgaCAAAACATTCTTGAGAGCTTCATACCTGAAGATACACCTCAGAGTTCATAtaaaggagaagccacattcatgtcatttgtgtggaaagagtttttcattaCTACAAAGATTGAAAttacatcagaaaatacacactggtgtgagagagtacatgtgctttgatTGTGAAAAGACTTTTACTTCAGCGAGCTGTTTAAAACGGCATGAGATGatccacactagagagaaaccttacaagtgttcacactgtgacaagagattcagtcagtcagcaaatctgaaaacacatgagaggatccacactggagagaaactgcacacatgtgatcagtgcgggaagaggtTTGCACAAAAAGGACACCTTATAGGGCATATAAGatttcacactggagagaaaccgttcacttgtgatcagtgcggtAAGAGTTTCTCACACTCATCAAGCCTTAAGGATCACATGAACTtccacactagagagaaaccatacacatgtgatcagtgcgggaaaacatttttgagagcTTCAGACCAGAAGAAACACCTGAAAGTTCATACAAAGGTgaagccacattcatgtcatttgtgtggaaagagtttttcgtTACTGCAAACTTTGAAAttacatcagaaaatacacactggtgtgagagagtacatgtgctttgagtgtgagaagacttttacTTCAGCGAGCAGTTTAAAagtgagaggattcacactggagagaaaccttacaagtgttcatactgtgacaagagattcagtcattcatcaagcctgaaaacacatgagaggattcacactggagagaaaccgtatcactgcactgcatgtggGAAGTGCTTTATTAAATTATCTTCTCTACGCAGTCATACAAAAAACAATCACAGTAAgtagatcatcttcagatccaGCTCTTTCATGTCTGATGCTGCGTCCTCACCAAATCCTTatcaaacataatttatttcaagTGCGCTCTTCTATCTGGGGCATGAAATATTGCCCCATTCATGACTGAATCactcttttgagtcaattctgttcaagGTCTTGAGCAAAGACGCCTGCAAAAtggtgtgcatttgttcacgaATCACTTTGAATGGTTTGTTCAGTTCCCTGCACGCACTGAATCATCTGAAGCGGTTTCTCATTCGTACCGGGGGAGATTTAAGAACAGGGAGAACATAAAGACCTTCAGACAATTGGAGCCAAATCTACAAATTCAACTGTTGTCCTGCGCTGAGGATCTTTATTAGCTGAACACCGTGTGTGTCGTCTGTGAACGATTCCACACATATTCATCTGATTTCATTTAGATGATATTTTGTAGCAGTGGTAGGAAACTAGATCGACTGTCATGTGAAATGTGTaaagtgaaatgaatgaaaGGTGTTGATTTGTGGCATTTCATTTATAGTAGATTTACTTTATTACATAACATCAAATTTACGTTTGAGCGCGGTCTGCGATGTTGTGCATTATAACTAGGACTGTCAAtcgattttaaaaaaaaatcgtgattaatcgcatgattgtcatgagttaacttgTGATTAAATCGCAACTTAATTACacgtttttatttgttctaaatgtaccttaaatgaatagttttcaagtttttaatactctaatcaacatggggtGCACACTGGGAAAGAGAGACCTCGCGCTCACGCAGCAGTACCAGCGTGTCTCAGAAAGTAGCCTACATAAGGTTTGGGCAAACCCTAAAGATTTGTCTCTAGGCACTTTTTTGAAGACGGGGAAAAAAGTCACTAAACGGGTCTGCAAAttcgctaagttggcaacagtgcatctccatttctccaactacaggctaggccacgggtcaaacagaaatGCGACATTAATCTcgcgttaataaaattagtgccgttaaaatTAATTTGCGTTAGCACGTTATTAATCTACTAGTGTCATATTTATCCATGACAGGCCTATCTATAATTAtcattatagaaaaaaaatatattaagatatcattttttgtcaatatctcACACCAAAACATCACATCATGCTCtcttagctgaaataaaataatgacaaatagTGTACACTAAAGTGGAGCAGATGTTGAACTTTGTTTCTACAAAGacactgacagttttatttatattacattatttacacatttatgagaacataacccaacccctgcccctaaacctaccatttgtcaataaaacacaagatataacaggcagatacaactaccgtcataatttattcaaaaagtattaatattccaagtcttccgaggcaaaacatttgatttgtgagagaaatAGACACGATCGCAGTCTCCATCCGCCGTTAAGCTCATCCTGTGTGCTGCAGTCTGTacgcgaattcaaaaaatgccgccagaagaagccttaagtcagccttggttgtgaaattctattggctcttgtgtgtctcgtgaccgattgcgtcatgctgtGGGACGGGAGTatgcttttgaatgagatgtgagcacgataacagagcgggatcattttcagcaattaaaaccttatgttttgctctcttcttctcataaagactttgtatggcttcagaagacttggaatgcaacacgacttgtttgtaatgcttttatactgcttgtttatggtcattttgcaataaatacctgtgactgcacttattttcctgttacgtgttttatattgctcagaggtgggtaggtttagggtaggggtggggttaggtgctccaataaaagtataaaattatttcaattttttttacaaatgcatgcaaaccattaaactaagacaaacaactgaaaacaacggagaacgtgttgtcattttttgtaagtgtcttgacctgacgcataaagcaattgaaagcaatggagctcctattttgtcatatactgacgcctaggggcacttttggcgtcttcatagtgctAGAAAgacgtttgaccatgcttcagtttttgacgccttgggagtgagaatgggtttgttgttcagtatcttcagtgtgtttgattctgcagggttctggatctctcatcttctctctgtctctgcagatttcagctctttctgatgctctgatgctcgtcttcactTGTGAACTGATGGaaatattccagcatttattgctgaatagctgaatgtctgattttaatgtttcaaataacttttgtaaaaacaaaatgtcaaaatataggTGACATAACGTTCCATCATCATTCAGCataacagactttttttttttta is a window from the Onychostoma macrolepis isolate SWU-2019 chromosome 03, ASM1243209v1, whole genome shotgun sequence genome containing:
- the LOC131535831 gene encoding zinc finger protein 135-like; the encoded protein is SFTCSQCGKSLTSKYSLELHMRFHTGEKPFTCDQCGKSFTLSSHLKRHMNIHTREKLYTCDQCDKTFLRASYLKIHLRVHIKEKPHSCHLCGKSFSLLQRLKLHQKIHTGVREYMCFDCEKTFTSASCLKRHEMIHTREKPYKCSHCDKRFSQSANLKTHERIHTGEKLHTCDQCGKRFAQKGHLIGHIRFHTGEKPFTCDQCGKSFSHSSSLKDHMNFHTREKP